The Alteriqipengyuania halimionae genome contains a region encoding:
- a CDS encoding LemA family protein: MPRAKGIAMEWIVLGIVVILLFVLVGIYNRLVSLRQNVRRGVADIDAQLRQRHDLIPNLVETVKGYAGHEQETLRQVIEARNAAASGEVSSGDETRLRVALDKLLALGEAYPDLKASANFQELQRELADVEDKLAAARRALNAAVARYNTGIESFPAVLFAGMFGFSEADFHRLDDSEKGTVDQAPKIAF, from the coding sequence ATGCCGCGCGCAAAGGGGATTGCCATGGAATGGATCGTGCTCGGGATCGTGGTGATCCTGCTTTTCGTGCTTGTCGGGATCTACAACCGGCTGGTGTCGCTGCGGCAGAACGTGCGGCGCGGCGTGGCCGATATCGATGCGCAACTACGCCAGCGGCACGATCTGATTCCCAACCTGGTCGAAACGGTGAAGGGCTATGCCGGGCATGAGCAGGAGACCCTCCGGCAGGTGATCGAGGCGCGCAATGCCGCTGCCTCGGGCGAAGTGTCGTCGGGCGACGAGACCCGGCTCCGCGTCGCGCTCGACAAGCTGCTGGCGCTGGGCGAGGCCTATCCCGATCTGAAGGCGAGTGCGAACTTCCAGGAATTGCAGCGCGAGCTGGCCGACGTGGAAGACAAGCTCGCTGCCGCGCGCCGGGCGCTCAACGCGGCAGTCGCCCGCTACAACACCGGAATCGAGAGCTTCCCAGCGGTCCTCTTCGCCGGGATGTTCGGCTTCAGCGAGGCCGATTTCCATCGGCTCGACGATAGCGAGAAGGGTACGGTCGACCAGGCGCCCAAAATTGCATTCTGA